GAGACGATGCCGCGGCTGATTTCCTTTCGTAGGGGGAATAGTGTCATCGGAGGGTCGAGGATGGAGCATGGAGGATAGAGGATGGCGGGGCGCCATCTGCCATCTTCAATCCGCTATCCTCAAATTCTGCCAACAAGGTAATCAAGTCGATCGACACCAGGCACTAACGATATAGCTCCGGATCGGCGCCCCTATCGGCACCGGTCTGGATGCGCGGGAAGACGGAGACGCCGCCGGGACGACCTTGGACCATGAAGTCGACCGGGATAAAGCCTTGTAGGAGGGGAATGGGCATGCGCACGCCGGCAAAGCCGCCGCGCGAATCTGAACCCACCGCGAGCTGATTACCGCCTAGGCCGGTGGGCAAAGCGCCGGTTAAGCTAAAGCGGCTGGCCGAGATGCTGCCTTGCATGGGCGGCAGCTGGTATTTGCCGCCAGGATTGAGCTCGTTTTCGCTCAGCATGCTGGCGTCGAGCACTCGGTCGAAATTGGGCACGGAGCCGTTGGCTTCGCGCACCAGCGAGAACGTCGCGTCGTAGTTGTCTTCGGGCCGTTCGCGGCGCCGGTCGCGCTCGCCGCTGACCACCGAGCCCGGCAGATTGCGGATGCCGCCGACGCTGTCCTTGGCGCGCTGGTTGACGTCGGCCTTGGCGACGTCGAGATTTTTTTGCCGCAGGCTGACAAAGAAACGCTCGGAGGCGCTGCGCGAAAGCGGATAGGTCTGGCTGCGCACTCCCCAGGGGGTTTGGTAGTGGACCAACAGCTCGTTGTCACCGAGCAAGTTTACGCCGCGCTCGGCGATTTCCATGTTGCGTGGGTTGCCGTCGAAGAGAGAAGCTTTGAGACCCAGTCCCGCAGGACCAAAAAGTTCGGGATTTTCCATGAGGAACTGTTTGCTCATGCGCAGCCCGCGGTTGTCGTCTTTGGCCAGCTCGGCGAGCTTGCGGGTCGCCTCCGCCGCGGTCACGCTGCCCGGCGCTTCGTCCACCGCCGCAGTGAGGAAATATTCGCGGGCATTGCGGTCGCCGGTGCGCGCCGCGGCGTTGAGGTAGGCGCTCGCGGCCTTTTCTTTCACCGCGGCAATTTTCTCCTTCGGCGCGCCCGCCAGCTCATGGTAGGCGAGGGCTTTTTCAAACATGCCTTTGTCTTCGTAGGCGGATGCCAGGACTTTGTAGATCTCCGTGGCTGAGCTGGAACTCGGGTGGCTGCGCACATAGGCCACGCCGGCGTCGATGACCGGTTGGGCGGATATCGGATTGTTGGTCGTCACCTTGTACAGATTTTGCCCCATCATCACGGCGTTGACGAAACCTAAAGAAACCGCGCCGGCGGGACCGGCGGCCGCCATGGCACCGGCAGCGAATAACAGATTTTTCTTGAGCAGATCTTCGCCCAAGAGCACGTATTTCATCGACTCCAACTGCCGATCGCTGCGGGCGTTTTGGAAATTGCCAAATAAGTTGTATTCGCGGCTTTGCAAGAGTGCGCTGACGCGCTTTTTGGTGTCGGCGTTGATCGAATAGCGTGCCACGTCGCCGAGCACTTTTTTGGCCTCTTCATGGCGGCCGCGCATCTCCAGCGCCACCGCTTCGGCGTCAAGGGCGGCGTCGGCCAAAGGCTGGTTGCGATATTTGCGTCCAAGGTCGATGGCGAGCCGCTCGATCTGATTGACGTCGCGCAGGCTCAACGCCTGCAGCAAGCGCCGTGCATCGTCCGCTTCGGCAGGCGGCGTTTTGCGCTCGGGCTGTACTGCCAAGCCGGATTTCTTGCTTTTTTCGGTTTCGGCCGTGAGTTGGTTCAGCTCGGCTAAAAGTTTCGCCGCATCTCTCGATTCCGGATCGAGGTAGGAGGCGAACTGGGCGTGAAACAACGCTTGATCGAGATCGCCTTTGCCCTTGGCTGCATGGGCTTTTTCCAGTTGTTTGCGCACCAGCACGCCGCGTTTGGTTTTTTCCGAGGCGTCGATGCGCTTCAGGATCTCCCTGTTGCGCGGATCGTTGGGGTAGCGCTTCAAGTGCGCCAGGTCGCGGGCCAAAGCGCGCCGCTCTTCCATGCGCATATCTTTATCGGCCAAGGCGTAGAGCTGTGAGATCACGGTTTCGGCCGCCGCGCCGATGTAGTTGCCCGAAGCGACGCTGACCAAGTCGACCGAGCTCAACATGCGATTCAACACACCACCCCAGTTGTTCAAGCGGCTTTGGCGCGTGAGTTGATCGGCTTGATTCAAGTCGTCGTGATTGATGATGGATTCGAGATATTGTTTACGCTCGGGCGTGGCGGCGTTTCTGAGCGCGTCCTTTTGTGCGGCGAGATAATGCTCGCGGTCGGTGATCTTGTTGTTGACCAAGTCCTGCACATGATCGGTTAGGCCGGTAACCGTCTTGTGTTCTTTCTGCAGGCGTTGGTCTTGGTCTTTGAAAAATTTTAGGTGGTCTTCCAGTGTGTCTTGGCGCCGGGTCAGTGTATCCACCAAGAGATCGCGGATCTGTTTATCGGTTTGATCGGGAAAGAACTGCGGCCGCGCTGGCGGTTTTTCGAAGGGATCGAAGTCGGGGAGGGGGTTTAAGATTCTGTCGAACGCGTCGCGCTCTTGGCTCCAACCCGGATCAGCTAGGAGAGAGCCCGTGGCGAGCACGAATACTGCCAGCAGCCGGCAAAGCTCTTGCCTCATCGACTCAACCTCGCGATTTTTTCCATCAAGCCGCGCATGGCTTCGATCTTGCCCTGGGCTTCGATTTTCTCGACCACACCGTCCACCTGCACCACTTCCGAGTAATATTTAAGTGCTGACTTAGCAAACTGGTCGAAGACTTTGAAATCAAAACTCAATCCCTCGGGATCGTACTGGCCAGCGTACTCTTTTGCAAGGATGGCGTAGAAATCGCCGAAGTCAATCAAATAGCGGTGGATGTTCTTGCTTTGGCGATGTTTGGTGATGAGTTGACTGTAGCCGACGATGACAATTTGATTGCCTTCCTTCAGGCGGTAGCGGTTGGCTTCGACGAAGGCGACCTTGGCGCGGTCGATGCGCTCTTCTTCGACGCGGGCGAGATACTCATAAGGCGTGCCCGGATATTTTTGGATCAGCTGATTCCAGGCCGCCACTTTTTCGTCGAGGCCGGCGATGTATTTGAACGGGTCCACTGCCGGCAGTGGCTTGTCGAGAATACGCAGGAACTGGTCGAGGAGCTCGGCATTTTTGGCTGCTTCGGCGCCGAGGCGCCCCTCGGTGTCTGAGACCTTGCGATAAAGGTTGGCCGCCTGGTCGTACTCGCGCAGGCGCTCGAGGGCGAGGGCCTTGTTGTACTGCACGATGTCGGTGAACCGGCCAGGGTTTTTGCGCTCATAATCTTCTAACCGCACCAAGGTCGCTTTCATGATGTTGATCCCGGTGACGTCCTTGGGGATCGTAAAGCGATAAGTGTCTTCCTTGGCGAGGCGCTGAAAGTCCTTGACGATGTCGAGAAGGTCGCCGGCGGGAAGGTAGCGCGTCTCCGGCGTCGCCGCGCGTGACGAACAGCCGGCACAAAAGAACAATGCCACGGCAACGAGAATCGTAATAGCGGGCGATAACTTTTCGGCTGTGAATCTCAAAATGTTCTTGGCCGAGGAGCGCGGAGATTGAATTTTTTCGAATGATTCCGAGAATTTCTCGGCAAGTCAAGCTTAGCGAGGACTTATACGGTGGTCACGAGCACATAAAAGAGCACCAGCTCGCCTTTTTTGCCCGCGGCGAAGTCATGCGGTGTGCCTTTGGGGATGTGGCAGATCATGCCGGGCCGCAGCGCCGTGCGCTTGCCACGGATGCGCAGCCGTCCGGTGCCCTTCACGATATGGCAGATGACGTCTTGGTCGTCGTGGTTGATCTGTCTTGGATCGGATTTCTTGGTGGGCCGAAAGGCGATCAGCCCGCTGGTGAAATTTTTTTCTTTGAAGCAGTCGGCGTGGCGCAACTCGTCGTTGAAGGTTTTTAATGCCTTGAGCGATGTTTTTAGGTTTATGAGTTTCATCGCTTGAACAGGAAAGGCAACAGGCAACAACCGTTTCGACGATTCCGAAACTATTGACTGTTGCCTCACGCCTGTTGCCTTCATTCCGTTACCGCCGCGACGATCTCTTTAATCGCCTGCTCGGCTTTATCGTTGGGCACGCGGCAGGAGCCGACCACTTTATGGCCGCCGCCGCCGTAGCGGTTGAGCAGCTCGCCGACGTTGATGGTCGCAGTCTTATTGAAAATGTTGTAGCCGACGGAGATCGCCGTGGTGTTTTCCCGCTGGGTGTCGTAGTTCACCTTGACCGAGATGTTGCCATCGGGGAACAGCGTGAAGAGCAAAAAACGATTGCCATCGGGAATGTCTTTGATGCCGCGCAGGTCGACGTAGATCACGTTCTTTTTCATGGTCGTGCGTTCGAGCAAGATCTTGCGCAGCTTCTCCTGGAAATCGAGCACCTTTCGACAGCGCCGCGCGACTTCCGGCTCTTTCATGATTTTTTCCAGCGGTTGGTCGCGTAGTAGGTCAATGACGTTGCGCCAGTAGGGCTCGTCTTCGGCGTAGCGGCCGTCGGTGGTCATCGACAACAGCACGTAGTCTTTCGGGTTGAGCACGTCTTCGCGGGTAAGCTGCCCGGCGTCGACCTTGTCGGCGTCTTGCAACAGATCAACCATGCGGTCGGTATTGAGAAAGGGCAGTATCTGATCGGCCGGAAACGCGCTTGGCTGTTCCCGTTGCTCGACGCCACCGGTGCGAAAGCGTTTGCCTAATTCAGTGTAATATTCGTAAACCACCCGCGCCGCGCTCGGCGCCAGCCGAAAGCCGCCCTTGCGCAGCATGATCGGTTGATCGAACTCCGGCATCGTGTTGGTGATGTGGTGGTCGAACCAGAGTGTGCAATTCCTGTTGTAGGGGAGGTTGGCGATGATGTCGCCCGCACGAATATCAACCTGGCCGTCTTGCATGAACTTCGGTTCGACAAACAGGTAGGAATCGACCTGCTCGAATTTTGTGATGAGGGCGCCGCAAACCAAGCCGTCAAAGTCGGCACGAGTTACCAGTCTCACGCTCGCAAAACCTCCTCGGTGGGTGTCAGAGGCAAACTGAAGGCGGTGGCGACGCCTTCGTGCGTGACTTTGCCGTCAATGGTGTTGAGTCCTTTGGCGAGGGCTTTGTTGCGCGCGAGGGCTTGGGGAAAACCGCGGTTGGCTAGCTCCAGGCCGTACGAGAGCGTTGAGTTGGTTAGAGCATAGGTCGATGTGTGCGGCACGATGGCCGGCATATTAGTAACGCAGTAATGAACCACGTCTTCTTCGAGATAAATCGGATCGCGAAGGGTGGTTGGCCGCGACGTTTCGGCGCAGCCGCCTTGATCGATGGAGATGTCGACAAACGCCGAGCCGGGTTTCATGCGCTTGGCGAGCGCGCGCGGTATCAGCTTGGGCGCTTGGGCACCGGGAATCAAAACCGAACCGACCACCAGGTCGGCTTCGATGACTTCCTCTTCGACGTTGGCGCGATTCGACATCAAGGTCGTCACATGGCCGCCGAGAATGTCGTGCACGTAGCGTAGCTTGGTGGGGTTGATATCGAGAATGCTCACGTAGGCGCCCATGCCGGCAGCCACTTGGCACGCCGCGGCGCCGGACATGCCGGCGCCAAGAATGACCACTTTGCCGGGGCGCACTCCGGAGGCGCCGCCAAGCAGCACGCCGCGGCCGCCGTTCTCCGCTTGCAAACACCAGGCGCCAACCTGAATCGATAGCCGCCCGGCGATCTCGCTCATCGGCGCCAACAGCGGCAGTGAGCCGTCGTCGAGCTGAATGGTTTCGTAGGCGATGCCGGTCACTTTGCGATCGAGCAGCGCCTTGGTGACCGACTCCGCCGCCGCCAGATGCAAGTAAGTGAACAATATCAAGCCCGGCCGCATCAACGGAAATTCCGACGCCTGGGGCTCTTTCACTTTCATGACCATGTCGGCCTGGCGCCAAACTTCGTCGGCC
This portion of the Deltaproteobacteria bacterium genome encodes:
- a CDS encoding cupin domain-containing protein — its product is MKATGVRQQSIVSESSKRLLPVAFPVQAMKLINLKTSLKALKTFNDELRHADCFKEKNFTSGLIAFRPTKKSDPRQINHDDQDVICHIVKGTGRLRIRGKRTALRPGMICHIPKGTPHDFAAGKKGELVLFYVLVTTV
- a CDS encoding exopolyphosphatase, encoding MRLVTRADFDGLVCGALITKFEQVDSYLFVEPKFMQDGQVDIRAGDIIANLPYNRNCTLWFDHHITNTMPEFDQPIMLRKGGFRLAPSAARVVYEYYTELGKRFRTGGVEQREQPSAFPADQILPFLNTDRMVDLLQDADKVDAGQLTREDVLNPKDYVLLSMTTDGRYAEDEPYWRNVIDLLRDQPLEKIMKEPEVARRCRKVLDFQEKLRKILLERTTMKKNVIYVDLRGIKDIPDGNRFLLFTLFPDGNISVKVNYDTQRENTTAISVGYNIFNKTATINVGELLNRYGGGGHKVVGSCRVPNDKAEQAIKEIVAAVTE
- the ald gene encoding alanine dehydrogenase, with product MIIGVPKEIKTEENRVAVTPTGVAGFVARNHKVLVQKNAGVGSGLSDEMYRSAGATIIAAADEVWRQADMVMKVKEPQASEFPLMRPGLILFTYLHLAAAESVTKALLDRKVTGIAYETIQLDDGSLPLLAPMSEIAGRLSIQVGAWCLQAENGGRGVLLGGASGVRPGKVVILGAGMSGAAACQVAAGMGAYVSILDINPTKLRYVHDILGGHVTTLMSNRANVEEEVIEADLVVGSVLIPGAQAPKLIPRALAKRMKPGSAFVDISIDQGGCAETSRPTTLRDPIYLEEDVVHYCVTNMPAIVPHTSTYALTNSTLSYGLELANRGFPQALARNKALAKGLNTIDGKVTHEGVATAFSLPLTPTEEVLRA